Proteins from a genomic interval of Pseudomonas sp. RC10:
- the fliS gene encoding flagellar export chaperone FliS, whose product MNRMAALRQYQKVNSQAQTAVATPHRLVQMLMEAGLDRIAQAKGAIERKDIAAKGVLIGKAIEVIGGLREGLDMEKQAEALAHVDNLYVYMMKRLAEANIKTSPKILDEVSDLLTTVKEGWDGIGDQQPAL is encoded by the coding sequence ATGAACCGTATGGCAGCCCTTCGGCAGTATCAGAAGGTTAATTCACAGGCGCAGACCGCCGTGGCCACGCCGCACCGTCTGGTACAAATGCTCATGGAAGCCGGCCTGGACCGCATCGCTCAGGCCAAAGGTGCCATCGAGCGTAAAGACATTGCGGCCAAAGGCGTATTGATTGGCAAGGCCATCGAGGTCATCGGTGGCCTGCGTGAAGGGTTGGACATGGAGAAGCAGGCTGAAGCCCTGGCTCACGTCGACAACCTGTATGTGTACATGATGAAGCGTCTGGCCGAAGCCAACATCAAGACCAGCCCGAAAATCCTCGACGAAGTCAGCGATTTGCTGACCACCGTCAAGGAAGGTTGGGACGGTATCGGCGATCAGCAACCCGCGCTGTGA
- the fliD gene encoding flagellar filament capping protein FliD has protein sequence MASPITPSTGLGSGLAIGDIVTALVNSDKLAKQTQITTQTKLVTTKLSGIGTLQSALSAFQTLLKPPTGTTSKLQFAGYAATSSDATKVSVTSDNSAVPGTHTVVVNKVATSSSVATAAFAGGSSSAIPTGTLTISQNGIDNPFTIPDGSTLADVAKQINAQTKTTGISANIITDTNGSRLVFGSNVTGAGSDITTSSSIAGFTINANTPIDTTSASSAGYIGAQAISADVTIDGFNFVSKSNTIDKNLGGVSLTLLPGSDKSTTPVTVTVATNTDGLKASLQAFVDSYNSVVKAVSTVTKATVSATPDPTTGATVTPAALTGDSMPRSILSALRNELVTTGAGGDLSVLSQLGITTAQADGTLSLDSTKFDAAMSKGLAGDVQTLFSGTGDGSNGLIARMNTAITPYTQTGGIFATRTTSLNKQQSDLQDQQAALDLRVTTLTATLTAKYNAMDLLVGQLKASATSITSFFDSLNASKG, from the coding sequence ATGGCGAGTCCAATTACCCCATCAACCGGCCTGGGATCTGGCCTGGCGATTGGCGATATCGTTACCGCGCTGGTCAACTCTGACAAGCTCGCGAAGCAAACGCAGATCACGACCCAGACCAAACTGGTCACGACCAAGCTTTCCGGCATCGGCACGCTGCAATCGGCGTTGTCGGCGTTTCAGACATTGCTCAAACCCCCAACCGGCACCACCAGCAAACTGCAATTCGCAGGCTATGCGGCGACCTCCTCGGACGCCACCAAAGTGAGCGTAACCTCCGACAACTCTGCCGTGCCTGGCACCCACACGGTTGTCGTGAACAAAGTTGCAACCAGTTCCAGCGTCGCAACTGCGGCTTTTGCTGGCGGCAGCAGCAGTGCTATTCCGACTGGTACCCTCACCATCAGTCAAAATGGCATTGATAACCCGTTTACCATCCCCGACGGCTCCACGCTGGCTGACGTTGCCAAGCAGATCAACGCTCAGACCAAAACCACCGGCATCAGCGCCAACATCATCACCGACACCAATGGTTCGCGGCTGGTGTTTGGCTCGAACGTCACTGGAGCGGGTTCGGATATCACCACCAGCAGTAGCATCGCGGGCTTTACCATCAATGCGAACACGCCGATTGACACAACCTCGGCCAGTTCTGCTGGCTATATCGGCGCCCAGGCGATCAGCGCTGACGTAACCATTGACGGTTTCAACTTCGTCAGCAAGAGCAATACCATCGACAAGAACCTCGGGGGTGTGTCGCTGACGTTGCTGCCGGGCAGTGACAAATCGACGACGCCGGTGACCGTGACAGTTGCCACCAACACCGACGGGCTCAAGGCGTCGCTGCAAGCGTTCGTCGATTCCTACAACTCGGTTGTCAAAGCCGTCAGCACGGTCACCAAAGCCACGGTCAGCGCCACGCCCGACCCTACCACCGGCGCGACCGTGACCCCTGCGGCCCTGACCGGCGACTCGATGCCGCGCTCCATTCTGTCGGCACTGCGCAACGAGCTGGTCACCACGGGCGCGGGCGGCGACCTGTCGGTGCTTTCGCAGCTCGGCATCACCACGGCCCAGGCAGACGGTACGCTTTCGCTGGACAGCACCAAGTTCGATGCGGCCATGAGCAAAGGTCTGGCGGGCGATGTGCAGACACTGTTCAGCGGGACCGGTGACGGCAGCAACGGCCTGATCGCGCGCATGAACACCGCCATCACGCCGTACACCCAGACTGGCGGTATTTTTGCCACTCGAACCACCAGCCTGAACAAGCAGCAGAGCGACTTGCAGGATCAGCAGGCGGCGCTGGACCTGCGTGTGACCACGCTGACCGCTACACTCACTGCAAAATACAACGCGATGGACCTGTTGGTCGGACAGCTGAAGGCGTCGGCCACGAGCATCACCTCGTTCTTCGACTCTTTGAACGCGTCGAAAGGCTGA
- a CDS encoding flagellar protein FlaG: MDISTRLNLSYAAVQTTPLVTDKTPVPAPVIPAPDPVSASDTDTNKSKDSNSDKGDQALKAAVDQIEKFVQSVRRNLEFSIDEASGKVVVKVIASETGEVVRQLPSAEALKIADSLQNAHSLLFDAKV; this comes from the coding sequence ATGGACATAAGTACGCGGCTGAATCTGTCTTATGCTGCTGTGCAGACGACGCCATTGGTCACGGACAAGACCCCGGTACCTGCTCCGGTCATTCCCGCTCCTGATCCCGTGTCGGCTTCTGATACGGACACGAACAAAAGTAAAGACTCAAATTCCGACAAAGGTGATCAAGCCTTGAAAGCCGCCGTCGATCAGATCGAAAAATTCGTTCAGTCGGTTCGGCGTAATCTGGAATTCTCCATTGATGAGGCATCCGGTAAGGTCGTTGTGAAAGTCATTGCCAGCGAAACAGGTGAAGTGGTGCGGCAGTTGCCGTCCGCCGAAGCGCTGAAAATCGCTGACAGCCTTCAGAACGCTCATAGCCTGTTGTTCGACGCTAAAGTCTGA